The following DNA comes from Alkalibaculum bacchi.
GAAACCGCATTCTGAGGACATACAGCAACACAATGCCCGCATTCCATACAGTTAAAAATAGCCTTGGCCTTTTTATCTTCAATAATAATATTCTTTGGAAAGCAGTCCGCGACACATAGACCACATCCTATACAAAGTTCATTATCAATACGTACCAATTTAATACCTCCAGTAAACTATTTACGATTTATATAGATAAACTAATAAATCTCATCAGAAAAGATTAAAAATATATTGCTCCTAAAATTTTTTGTTCCTCGTAAAATGTTTTAATTTGATTCCTTTCTTTTGTACCTAATCTGCAGCACGCTTTCCACCTACGATTGAAATAGGAAGTCCGGACGTTTTCTATAATAGTCAAATGATGTTTCTACTTTAAATCCACACTTTTTATATAAGTTAAATGCATTTTTATTTGTGCTATCGACTTCGATTGTTATATTTTCTCTACCTCTATTTTTTAAATCTGTTAGTATTCGCTTTAACATAGCTCGTCCAAAACCTTTTCCTTGATATTGTGGTGATACTCCAAACCCAAATATAGAGGCTTCATCATTTCCAAGGCTTGCAGAACCCATTCCAATATGTTTTTTATCTATCATACCTATATATTGTATTCTATTCTCTGATTCAAAAGATTTAATTATCATACTTTTTGCATCTTCATAATTGTCATTGAATATTTCCTGACTCAAATTTATAAGTGATTCCAAATCTTCTTTTTCTGCTTCCTTTAACTTTATTTCAGGAGTTGGGCGAACTTCCATATCATCTACTGAATCATTATATCTTAAGAAATACTCTGTAAAATCAAATTCTGCCTTTAGTTTTTCTATTACTTCGTTTCCATCATTTGATTGCGGTTCACAAACAAATACTAAATCTAATATATTATATTTGGTTATTTCTTTTATAGCCTCATGGAGCAGCTTTTTAAAATATCCTTTTCGCCTATATTTAGGTAAAGTATAGGCTGATATTTCTGCTTCATCTCTGGTTGGAATAAACATAGATACAAGACTCACTAATATGTTACTATCATAAAGTAAAAATAAGCTCTTTATTTCAGAATTAAAATTTATGGATGTGTCAAGAAATATACTTCCATTTAACTTATCATGCTCTTTACATATCAGCTCAACTTTCCTTATTTCCTTTATGATTTCCTCACTTGGCTCACTGAATTTTTTAATCACCAATACAAACCCCTCCACGCATATGCGTTATATCTACATTTTAACAAAGTATAATTCTGATTACCAAGGTTAATTTAATACGCGACATTCTACTGTGGCTCAATTTATAAATAATGTTCGTTACGGGAAGTCAAAGACCTCCCCTACCGCTCCCACTTTAAAGTATTACCTCAATTCACGTAAAATCCCTTTGTCTTCAAAGCCTTCACAGTTAATTTTATACATTAAGTTTATCATGTCGTGACTATATTTTGTAAGGATTTAATGCATAATCTACACAGTCTGCAAGGCAGTTAGCTATGGACTTCCCTTTGTTTTGGTGCATAGAAATTTGAGAGGGGAATACAGCACATCTACGCATCACAACTAAGAGGAATAAAAGATGCTTTACAAACAACCTATGACGAGTTACTAAAATAGGGAAATGAGCTATCTTTTAACAGAAATAGAAGAAGTGCCAGCACAGCACAAGAGTTGAGACAAACAGCTTTGTCTCCCTTATTCTTTGTTGGCACTTTTGTAAATATAATTTATCCTTAATGTTATTAAACGCTTTAAATATATGCTTTTCTTAAAACTTTTCCATAGGGATGTGATGGTTCCTTATTTTCAACAACAATTAGTTTATTATCCTCAATCATCTTATCAATACGCAAAGCATACCAACTATCGCTAATGCCTAGACTGTATTCTCCTAAGAGCTTACCGATAAGTCGTGCCATAATAATATCATTATCTGGAAGATTCTTTGTGATAATGAAATCATAAAAATTTTCTGGTACAGAAATTAGCTTTCCGTTTATAACTGCTCGTAATGGTGCACTTTCTACCATCAAGTCATGCCAGTAGTCACTAGCAATTCTCTTTTCTATCTGTGATAATTGTTTCTCAAGAGGTAGGAATTGATAAATTTTACCTCCCTCAACTTCCCCCCAGTGACTATACTCTGCTATTTGATCCTCAGATATTTGCTTATATTTAGGTAAAGAAACAACACTTATATTGCAGTCAATATTTCTCAATATATTGCAAACAAAATATAATCCACAAGTAGAATAAGGAGTATTGCTTTTCCATATTCGTATGGGTATACCATTTTTTGCAGTTGATAGAAGATATTCCATATCTTTACGTTGATTTAGGAAAAACTGCTCTTTTTCCTTATTATCAAAATCAAATCTCCCCCACAATTTGAGAAAAACATTTTGGCGCTCAACTCCATCAATCGAACCTGAAATATCTCCAACATCAAGTGAAAAGCCTATATTAACCACATCTCTAGAATTTCCTCCAACTGCTTGGCCTTCAAAATGTTTCTCTAATTCCACCTTAGTTGGTTTTTCCCCAGCATAGCTGACAGCTTCACCAATTATATTTTTATCATTATAATTTTTTGCTGCTTTCATAAAACCTTTCTCACTATCGCTAAATACAACTTCAAGCATCATTTCACCTCTTGTACAAATATATTAGTGTTATCTATTCCACTTTTTCAATAAGGAATTATGCTGTTTTATATTATCAGATATTACCGAATTGATTACTTCATCAAGATTTCTAAAAGACACAATTGGGACGTTAAATATATAAAGATATCTCTTTAGATGCACATTTTGCACATCCTGTTTATAAAATGGCGTTCATGCTTAAATCATGAGTTCATGACGGAAGGTCAAAGACCTCCCCTACAACCTAGATACCGATAGGTAGGGGCGCACCTTTGGTCTGACCCGTTTGCACGACGCAATGTCCTACTGTTACGCAATATATAAAAATTGCGTCATGCAGGGAACGCTGCCGCTCCGTATTTCCAAATCCGTATATTAATATGACATTTTCCTACTAATATCTTTATTCTTAAAATAATGATAAACCAAACACTTTAGCAATCTCTTTTACCCCTTGCTCAATTTCTTCCCTAGGAAAATTAGATTTTTCTAATAACTCATCATCTAAATTATTTAATTTTGCATAAAAATCCAAGGCTAGCTCCATATACCTTTTGTCATTAGAATCTATATTTTGAAATAGCAAATTCTCGGCTTCATTGATTTTTCCTTTCCCTATTAAATTGAGCAATTGTTTATATAAATAATCAGTTTGGGTATAATTTTCTTCACTTGGTAGTTCATAGGAAATTGTATCTTTATTAAAGAAAAGTTTTGCAAGCAACCTTATCAAATCATCTACCATGCGCATTATATAATCTTGTTTAATCATAGGATATATCTCAACCTTTCAAATGTATTGATATTTATTACTTTAAATATTACTAGCATTTATGTTAATTAAATTCTAAAGATCATATCAAAACATCACGAGGGACGAACATCAGGTAGGGTCTGAATGCACTTGGCGCACAATTAATAATGATGAGTCAATGTATGATATAACAGCAATTTATCGATTATTAACAAAGATATCGATATGGTAACTTATTTCTCCTAAAAAATGGAATAAAAAGTTACCGTCCCTATATGCCTATAATAGTTGTCATGTTATTGTTATTATTTTTTTACAAAAACAATAGCTTCTTTCTGATAGGAATCAAAATAATTGTTTAAACTAGGAAAGAGTTATTGTTATTTTTCTTCAAATTTACAAGCAATTATGATTTAATTATTTAAAAAATCAAGAGTAAACTGCGCATGTAGTGCTGTGCCATATTTTAAATAATCTTCATCAATCTTGAATTTCTCATGGTGTGGAAAGTAAATAGATTCTTTTTCTTCGTTTCTATATCCCATAAATGCATAAACTCCTTTAGCATGTTGGAAATAGTAAGGCATATCCTCTGATCCCATATATCTAGGTAAATTTATATTTTTACCTTCTCCTAAGACTTTTGTTGAAGACTTGTCAGCTATAACTGCTAATTGTTCATCATTGCAAAGGCTGAGAGCACTCTCTTCTATTCTTACATCTACCTTAAGCTCATAGGCATCTGCTATTGCTTTTGCATGTCTTTTTATTGCTTCATGAGCTATTTCCCTAACAGTTAGATTGAAGTATCTCATAGAAATATCAACCTCTGTATATTTAGCTACTATGTTTGCTTTTGTGCCACCAACGAACTTCCCAACAGAAAGGACTATTGGATCTTGTGCATCAATATTCTTAGTAACTATTCCCTGTAAATCTGTAACAAAAATACATGCGGGATGAATAGTATCTTTTGCCTTATGAGGTACAGAGCCATGTCCTGATACTCCTTCAAATTTAACATAAATAGTGTCACAGCCTGCCATTCTATACCCAGCTTCAATATTTACATATCCAGTCTCTAATTCTGGCATTCCATGCATACCAAAACAAGCATCAACTCCATCCATTCCGCCTGCTTCTATTATTTTTTTAGCGCCTGAGAAAGTCTCTTCACCTTCCTGAAAGAAGAATCGAACTTCACCAGGTATTTCATTCTTCATTTCAGATAAAATTTTTGCTGCACCAAGAAGCATAGCTGCATGAGCATCGTGTCCACAGGCATGCATTATCCCAAGTGTTTTCGATTTAAATTCAACATCCGTTTCTTCTTTTACAGGAAGTGCATCAAAGTCTGCTCTTAAAGCTATCGTTTTTCCGTTTTTCCCACCTTTTAATGTAGCAATTATAGATGTGTTTCCAGCTTTCTTATATGGTATTGCAAGTTTATCCAACTCTTTAATGATTTTTTCCTGAGTTTTAAATTCTTGTCCACTAAGTTCAGGATGTTCATGTAAATCTCTTCTAAAATTTATAATGTATTCTTCTATTGATTTAGCTTTGTTTAATATGTCAGTCATAAAACACCTCTTATTTAATCTATGAAGGTAGTATTTACTTAAATGTCTTTGAGCAAACAAAAATTAAGCAATCATTTCTTCTTTATTGTATTTTATCATGAATATTATGTTTTAAGTTCGTTTCTGGATAAAAAAGGTCAATGGTCTTATCAAAAAAATTTTAGGACTTTTCTTAAGATATTGTTGTATACTAATGGGATTAATATGATAAAATAGTAATAAATGGAATCCAAAAGCAAAATAGAAAGGAGAAATAATGTGAATAATACGAACACACTATCAACACTATTAATAGCTGCATTGTTAACAGCAGTATTTACGGGGTGTACACCTCAGAAAATAATAGGAGTAAATGAACCTGTAATTGATCAAAACGTAGAGGTTTATGAAAATCCTACAGTAAGTTCAGCAGAAGACGCAATCAAGTTATTAAAAGAAGGAAATAAAAGATTTGTAAATAATGAATTAGCGAACTATGACTTAAGCCACACTAGACGAAGTGAATTAACTGAGGGACAAAAACCTTTTGCAGTAGTGGTAACATGTTCAGACTCAAGGGTAGTACCAGAGCATTTGCTCGATCAAGGTTTAGGAGATTTATTTGTTATAAGGGTGGCAGGTAATATATTAGATGAAGCAGAAATAGGGAGTATAGAATATGCAGTAGACCATTTAGGAAGTCCATTAGTAGTAATATTAGGGCATGAGAGTTGTGGGGCAGTAACAACAGCAGTAGCAAAAGCCGAAAAACCTGCTGAAACACATACAACTGAGAATATAGACGCATTCTTAGATAATATAGAGCCTGCAGTTGCAAAGGCTAAAAAAACCGAGTTAAAGGGAAAAGAATTAATAGAAAAAGCAATAGATATAAATGTTGAACTATCTGTAGACCAACTTTTAGAGGAAAGTAATATAGTAAAAGAGGGGGTAGACGCAGGTAAAATAAAAGTTGTAGGTGCTAAATATTTATTAACAAGTGGTGATGTTGAGTGGTTTGAATAGGAACGCAAAAGTATTTTATGATAAATAAGGGTTAAGAACGAAGGAGCAAGGTCAAGGATTTATGAGGGAAATAAGGAAGAATTCTCAAGGGAGCAAATGTTTATTCTGTCTAATGTGAAGGTAGGCATTTGCGGAATGAAGTAAATTTTGCCGTAAATATTTAGAATACTTACATAACAAGAAATTTTCTCAAAGAATTTTAAGGAAAAAGCAATCTATAATGAAGTGCTGTACCATAATCTCCAAAAAAAGGTAAACTTAATAAAAATTGATAACAAAGATTTAAATTTATCCTTTATGCTATTAATCCAGTCTTTGTTCTCCCTAAATGACCTTGTTTCAGTAACAACAAATACTATATCATTATCTTGAAATATATTTTTGGACACATTTGGATTTGCACGTGAACCTTCTAAATACACCGCACGAATACGAATATCGTTATTGGCAACGGCTATGATTAAATCCAACATTTCTTTTTCAGATCGCATACAATGTCTCTCATTATAGTTTTACATTTTCTATATTAGAACCTTACTCTAATTAATCTATTATATTATCATACATATTCCACTTAATAAGGAATATTAAATTTTTAATCTACTTCATAAGGAACTTTATCTTATTCTATATATTTCTCATACATTACCGTTTCGTCTATTTCCTTGCGCTCTGTAATATGACGCTCTGGACTTAAAAAGCCTTTGTCAGGATACCCAATCAGGAGTAGAGCTGATGCTTCGATGTAATCTGGTAAATTAAATTCATTGCTGATAATGGCTGGATCAAACAAACCAACCATTACGCTTCCTATATTTAATTCTCTTGCCGCTAGCATCATATGGTCACAGACAATACCTATATCTAAATCACCTGAGCATTTATTGTCATATGGCCGTACTAATTCATTTCGTCGATCTCGACATACGATAAAAATACACTTAGAACCAAAGGTTTGATATGCTTTTTTGATTTTTAAAATATTTTCTTCACTCTGAACAACAATAATCCTTTGTGGTTGTTTATTACAAGCTGTAGGGGCGACACGTCCAGCCGATAGAATCTTATTTAAGTCACCTTTTGGAATCTGTGCTCCAGTAAAGCCGCGTGTTGTGCAGCGCTGTTTTGCCAGTGTTAAAAAACCCATTATTCTTCCCCCTTATATGCGAATAATTATTCGCATTATTATTATAACAACTTCATTAATAGCTGTCAACAAAATACGAATAAATATTCACATTCTATTGACCTGATTTAAAATTCAAAGTATAATAAAAATGAGGTGATACTATGAATGATGTAAGAGAACCCGTTCAAAAGCGTTCTATTGAAAAAAAGAAAAAAATACTAGATGCCGGGTTTGCCCTTTTTTGCGAAAAGGGGTATTACAAAACCAATACAATTGAGATTGCCAAAAGTGCTGGTATCTCAATAGGCTCATTATATAGTTACTTTAAAGATAAGAAACAAATATATATTGCTGCTTTTCACGATTACCTTGAAAATATTTCAGGACATTTACTGGAAAAATTGAGTTTCCAACAGCCTCTTTCACTGCCTAGTTTTGTCGAAAATTGGATCTGTTATTATATTGACTTATATGCCGATACCAGTCACGCTCTGGCTCAACTAAGAATGATGATATCAGAAGATATTGATATCAATCGTCACTTTTCCAATTTTGAAAATGAATATTTTTTAAAAATCACAGCGCTATTGAACAAAAATGGTATAGAGCAAGATGATTTATTTGAAAAAGTTTACACTTGCTGTATTTTAATCGATGCTCTTAGACAGGAGAAATCTACATTTTCACACGATGGTTTAGACTTCAATATTTTTAAAAACCAAGTAACCAAAACTGTTATTGCATTATTGTCTAGTTGATTTTTATTAAGGTTTTATAGCATTACAGAACAGCTCTCTTTTTCTGTATTTTCGTGTATGGCAGTTAATTTGTCATTTGATGACTCTATCTATTACAGAAAGAGCAAAGCCAACGATATGAAGGCTTTGCTCTTTCTTCAATTATCTCCCCCTCAAGAACATTTTTTACTGTTGCACGAACTTATGCATTAAAAAGCAATGTACCAAACAGTAAGCCTAAGGGAACATCACGAGGGACGCAAACATTAACATCACTTTTGCTCCCACTTTAAAGTATTACTTCAATCCACATGAAACCCCTTTGTTTTCAACGCCTTCATAGTTAATGTATTTCTTTCTAATATTATTAATCTCTTCCTCTAAAAAGGTAATTGTAATGAGATAGGACCTATCATGCTCCTTTATTAAATTAGGTTCTTCTATAATCTTCTAAAATTATGTTCAAATTATTTTGTTTAAAAATTATATCATAAGGATATATATACAACGCAACATATTATTCAACAAACAAGGAGGTTCTAATAAATGGATGATAATATTAAAGTTTATCTTAATCAATTTCAACAATATCTAGGAACCTATGATAAAGATTGCACTATAGAATATTCAATGAGTCTTTTATCCGAAAAAAAATCACAGTTCAAGAGCTTTACGAAAAAATCCTTACTCCCTCCCTAAATAGTATATCAATGACAAGGGCTGAGGAAGCCAGTGAAATCTGGAAAGAACATCTCATGACAAATATCGTGAGGACCATAATAGAATGTGCTTACCCATATGTGTTAAAGGAAAAGCAAATTCATAAAGGTGAGTATAAAACACAAAGGGTAATCATTGTATGTCCTGAAGAGGAGTATCACGAGATTGGCGCTCGTATGGGAGCAGATTTTTTTGTCATTATGGATTATGAAGTATTCTACATAGGATGTAACACACCAAAAGAAACGCTCTACTCTGCCATTGATACCTTACACCCAGACATCATTGCTATAAGTATTACTAACGCCTTAAATTTGGTTTCGCTCAAAAGGATTGTGAAAGAACTCAAAGAAAAAACAGGAAGTAGTGTTAAGATTCTACTTAGCGGCAGTGCATTTATTCATGCCAATAAAAATGAGAAAGACTTTAACGCTGATGGATTAGTTCTAACATTGAAAGACATTGAATTATTTAGGAGGAACCAACATGAGACTAGCATTTAATATAGCATGGAGATTCTTATCCTCAAGCAAAGGGCAAACCGCCTTAATTGCACTAGGAATCGCTATAGGGATATCCGTTCAAGTATTTATTGGCTCCTTAATTGCCGGACTTCAAAATAGTCTTG
Coding sequences within:
- a CDS encoding carbonic anhydrase gives rise to the protein MNNTNTLSTLLIAALLTAVFTGCTPQKIIGVNEPVIDQNVEVYENPTVSSAEDAIKLLKEGNKRFVNNELANYDLSHTRRSELTEGQKPFAVVVTCSDSRVVPEHLLDQGLGDLFVIRVAGNILDEAEIGSIEYAVDHLGSPLVVILGHESCGAVTTAVAKAEKPAETHTTENIDAFLDNIEPAVAKAKKTELKGKELIEKAIDINVELSVDQLLEESNIVKEGVDAGKIKVVGAKYLLTSGDVEWFE
- a CDS encoding TetR/AcrR family transcriptional regulator; protein product: MNDVREPVQKRSIEKKKKILDAGFALFCEKGYYKTNTIEIAKSAGISIGSLYSYFKDKKQIYIAAFHDYLENISGHLLEKLSFQQPLSLPSFVENWICYYIDLYADTSHALAQLRMMISEDIDINRHFSNFENEYFLKITALLNKNGIEQDDLFEKVYTCCILIDALRQEKSTFSHDGLDFNIFKNQVTKTVIALLSS
- a CDS encoding GNAT family N-acetyltransferase; translated protein: MIKKFSEPSEEIIKEIRKVELICKEHDKLNGSIFLDTSINFNSEIKSLFLLYDSNILVSLVSMFIPTRDEAEISAYTLPKYRRKGYFKKLLHEAIKEITKYNILDLVFVCEPQSNDGNEVIEKLKAEFDFTEYFLRYNDSVDDMEVRPTPEIKLKEAEKEDLESLINLSQEIFNDNYEDAKSMIIKSFESENRIQYIGMIDKKHIGMGSASLGNDEASIFGFGVSPQYQGKGFGRAMLKRILTDLKNRGRENITIEVDSTNKNAFNLYKKCGFKVETSFDYYRKRPDFLFQS
- a CDS encoding aminoglycoside 6-adenylyltransferase codes for the protein MRSEKEMLDLIIAVANNDIRIRAVYLEGSRANPNVSKNIFQDNDIVFVVTETRSFRENKDWINSIKDKFKSLLSIFIKFTFFWRLWYSTSL
- a CDS encoding cobalamin B12-binding domain-containing protein, encoding MTRAEEASEIWKEHLMTNIVRTIIECAYPYVLKEKQIHKGEYKTQRVIIVCPEEEYHEIGARMGADFFVIMDYEVFYIGCNTPKETLYSAIDTLHPDIIAISITNALNLVSLKRIVKELKEKTGSSVKILLSGSAFIHANKNEKDFNADGLVLTLKDIELFRRNQHETSI
- a CDS encoding amidohydrolase, with product MFAQRHLSKYYLHRLNKRCFMTDILNKAKSIEEYIINFRRDLHEHPELSGQEFKTQEKIIKELDKLAIPYKKAGNTSIIATLKGGKNGKTIALRADFDALPVKEETDVEFKSKTLGIMHACGHDAHAAMLLGAAKILSEMKNEIPGEVRFFFQEGEETFSGAKKIIEAGGMDGVDACFGMHGMPELETGYVNIEAGYRMAGCDTIYVKFEGVSGHGSVPHKAKDTIHPACIFVTDLQGIVTKNIDAQDPIVLSVGKFVGGTKANIVAKYTEVDISMRYFNLTVREIAHEAIKRHAKAIADAYELKVDVRIEESALSLCNDEQLAVIADKSSTKVLGEGKNINLPRYMGSEDMPYYFQHAKGVYAFMGYRNEEKESIYFPHHEKFKIDEDYLKYGTALHAQFTLDFLNN
- a CDS encoding DUF6483 family protein, with amino-acid sequence MIKQDYIMRMVDDLIRLLAKLFFNKDTISYELPSEENYTQTDYLYKQLLNLIGKGKINEAENLLFQNIDSNDKRYMELALDFYAKLNNLDDELLEKSNFPREEIEQGVKEIAKVFGLSLF
- a CDS encoding DUF3658 domain-containing protein; translation: MKAAKNYNDKNIIGEAVSYAGEKPTKVELEKHFEGQAVGGNSRDVVNIGFSLDVGDISGSIDGVERQNVFLKLWGRFDFDNKEKEQFFLNQRKDMEYLLSTAKNGIPIRIWKSNTPYSTCGLYFVCNILRNIDCNISVVSLPKYKQISEDQIAEYSHWGEVEGGKIYQFLPLEKQLSQIEKRIASDYWHDLMVESAPLRAVINGKLISVPENFYDFIITKNLPDNDIIMARLIGKLLGEYSLGISDSWYALRIDKMIEDNKLIVVENKEPSHPYGKVLRKAYI
- a CDS encoding nitroreductase family protein, translated to MGFLTLAKQRCTTRGFTGAQIPKGDLNKILSAGRVAPTACNKQPQRIIVVQSEENILKIKKAYQTFGSKCIFIVCRDRRNELVRPYDNKCSGDLDIGIVCDHMMLAARELNIGSVMVGLFDPAIISNEFNLPDYIEASALLLIGYPDKGFLSPERHITERKEIDETVMYEKYIE